A DNA window from Pseudodesulfovibrio thermohalotolerans contains the following coding sequences:
- a CDS encoding BsuBI/PstI family type II restriction endonuclease, with the protein MNQTNNHKQISDAINILVALGMPRAQQNERSALCLLALLNLTPGKKWKESEKPLMGITPIMDWAREHYQKEYAPNTRETVRRQTMHQFVDAGIALYNPDKPNRPVNSPKAVYQIEDTVLELLRSFGTSMWHDNLTSYLADRETLAARYAMEREQNRVPVKIAKGKEITLSPGEHSELIRDIIEEFGPRFVPGGVLIYAGDTGDKWGYFDAPLLSDLGISVDSHGKMPDVVLFCPKRNWLLLVESVTSHGPVDGKRHAELSQLFANSKAGLVYVTAFPNRSLMGRYLGEIAWETEVWVADAPSHLIHFNGERFLGPYKD; encoded by the coding sequence ATGAACCAGACCAACAACCATAAGCAAATCAGTGACGCGATCAATATCCTGGTAGCTCTTGGAATGCCGAGGGCGCAGCAGAACGAACGTTCCGCGCTCTGTCTTCTTGCCTTGTTGAATCTCACACCCGGCAAGAAGTGGAAGGAGTCTGAAAAACCGTTGATGGGGATAACGCCCATCATGGATTGGGCGCGTGAGCACTATCAAAAAGAGTACGCCCCAAATACTCGGGAAACCGTCAGGCGGCAAACCATGCATCAGTTCGTGGATGCAGGAATCGCACTCTACAATCCAGACAAACCCAACCGGCCTGTAAACAGCCCCAAGGCCGTTTACCAGATCGAAGATACCGTTCTGGAGTTGCTACGTTCCTTCGGTACTTCGATGTGGCATGACAACCTGACGTCCTACCTTGCCGACCGCGAAACCCTTGCGGCGCGTTACGCAATGGAACGGGAGCAAAATCGGGTTCCCGTGAAAATCGCCAAGGGCAAGGAGATCACCCTGAGTCCCGGCGAGCACAGCGAATTGATACGAGACATTATTGAGGAGTTCGGGCCTCGATTCGTTCCCGGCGGCGTGCTGATCTATGCTGGCGATACCGGTGACAAATGGGGATATTTCGATGCGCCTTTGCTCTCCGATCTTGGCATCAGTGTCGATTCTCACGGGAAAATGCCCGATGTCGTTCTGTTCTGTCCGAAAAGAAACTGGCTGTTACTCGTTGAATCCGTTACCAGTCACGGCCCTGTGGACGGCAAAAGACATGCGGAACTGTCACAGCTTTTCGCCAATTCCAAAGCGGGGCTTGTCTATGTCACCGCCTTTCCAAACCGTTCTCTCATGGGGCGGTATCTTGGAGAAATCGCCTGGGAAACGGAAGTATGGGTGGCTG